Part of the Anopheles coluzzii chromosome 3, AcolN3, whole genome shotgun sequence genome is shown below.
TCAACGCTAACAACACCCTTAGCAACTACGGCGGTGCTACGAATCAAAGCAACCTGCCGCAGCCGCTTCTACCTCCAGCACAACAAAGCCAGCAACCACAGTCACATTTGTCGTCCGCGTTTCAATCCGCTAGCACCTGCTTCAACCAGGTGCCGGTGCCTATTAACAAATCGTTGAACTCGTCGCTGAACAGTAGCAGCTATTCCGATTCCGGTAAGAACTCCACCTTCTTCAGCAGTAATCAGAGCGGGTGCAGCAGCCCACATCAGAGCAACTACTCGAACGATAGTGGCAGCATGGTCAGTTCCGGTAGCAGCAGTACGATTAACACGAGCGGTGGCCTGGGAACTTGCTCCAGTACATCCAGCTCCTCGGTGTCGCCGGTGCCAcaagtaccaccaccaccacaaccaccatcatcatcatcatcatcgcagcCACTGTCTGCAGCACTGCTGAGTGCGAGTGTGGATGCGTCCGATCAGAAGGAGATGGTAGTGCTTCAGATTAGCAATCTGGATTCGTCCATCGAGGAGCACAAGATGCACCAGTTCTTGATGTGTCAGCTGAAACCCATCACTCCCGTTATTTCGTTGACGATTGAAAGTCCTTCGCTGGCGAAGGTTAAAGTACCCACGGCACAGGTAAGTTCATTGGCATGCCACAGCCTACTAGATGCGGTGTTAATTAGCCCTCCTGTTGTCTTTTCAACAGTGTGCCAAACAAGTGGTTGCCAATCTGCATCGTAAGAAGATTGGCCACAAGCGTATGGTGGTTTCGTACATCAAGGATCCTACTTCGGCGGAATCGTCCGCCCTGCGTTGCCAGGTGGCCGGTTTACTGAAGGATGTCCCGTTTTGTAGCCTGCCCATCAACCGTTTCCGTGAGCTGTTTCAATCACGCTTCAAGTCTTCCATTAGTGTGCTCGACCTGTACCGCATGCAGGATGTGTGCGTGATAGCGCTCGATAAGAACGAAGAGAAGCACATCTCGCTCCAACCGGTGTTGATCGATACGCTGAAGAACAGTTCGCTCGTGGAGACGTCGCAGCACAGTGTCCCGTACTGTATGTATCACTTTAAGCAGGAGAAGGAAAAGGGCTGGGCTGAACAGGAGGTCGAACCGTTGCCAAACGTTATGATGACCATTAATCAGCTGCAGTCGCTTGTGTATTCGCTGCTCAAGTCTCACAAGAACGACATACCTGTGGCAAGTATTCTGTACTGCATCGAGCATGAGCTGCAGGTAAAGATTGTGCCCAACGATAATGGTGTGCCGATGGAGCATTTGCTGTGTTGCATCCGGGGAGTACAAATAGCGAACAATAGTTTCGGCATTAAAGTGCTGTCCTGGATGGATCACGAACAGAACTCGACCAAGGATAACGATGGTAAGCTGGAAAGCAATGTTTCTAGGTGTTTGAGGTGCTTTTTATTTACAGCATTTCTTTTGGTTTCTTAGATGCTTGGTCCGTAAATTTGCGTTACATGCCGAAAAGTCCATCCAACGAGTTCCTTCAACAGATCTCACGCGAGGTCGTTGAGCTGATCAAGATGTCACCAAAATCCACGATGAAGTTTACGCGTTTCATTCCCGCCTATCATAACCACTTTGGGAAACAATGCCGGGTAGCGGACTATGGATACACGAGACTGATCGAACTGTTTGAGGCTCTCTCACCAGTCGTGCAAGTAATGGGAGATGGTGAAAACCGTCACATTACCCTAACTCATCGCACACAGATACGCCGGTTCACGAACGATCTGTTAAAGATCTTGCGCAACCGTGCCAACAAGTCGATACTGCTGTCCCAGCTGCCAATGGTATTCATGCATGCTCAAAATCGTCCCTTCGACGTGACCGACTACGGTGTGTGCAATCTGTACGACATTGTGGATGGATTGGTGTACAGCAATTCCATCACGACAAAGGTACACAACGACAACGATGTGATGATTTCGATCGTCAAACGTAAACAGACTCTACCCGAGCTGGACAAGACCAGTGTATTTGCCGGTGAAGTGGTGGAGCTGTTCCGAAAAGCGCCTCAGTTCTCGATACTGTTTAAGAAGTTTGTTCGATCGTACCACTATCATTTTGGGTATCAGTGTCGTCTGAGCGATTATGGACTGTTGAAGCTAGCGGATTTGCTTGAAGCAATAAGCGGAATAGTTGAGGTGTGTTGGTATATCATTAGGTGGTGGCATTAGCTAAGTTCTTATTTATGTCTATTTCTTAGATGGAGCAAACCAACGATGAGGATCGTAAGATTTATCTCAACTATCAGGTTGCGCTACGTATCTTCGCGGAGCAGGTCCAGGAGATCATCAAGACATGCACTGGGAAACCGTGCACTGTCGTGCGACTGTCGGCTATTCTGAACATTCACAAGAGTCAATACGGCTATCAGCTTCAACCGGCCTGCCTAGGATTCAGCAAtatgtacgacgctatgaaaGCTCTACCGTACACCGAAGTATTTGAGTCTGGCGGTGAGTACATGGTAGTATCGCATCTCGAAGATCCTGCCTTTCGCATGCGAACGTACGCCGTTTGTATGGTGCTGACGGAGACACGCAAAGATCGCATTTCCCTCTCGGAGTTGGTGCGTAGCTATCATTTACGATTCAAGGAGTTCCTGAACGAAAAGAATATTTGCAATATGAAACATGCGCTGACGGTAAGTTGAAGGTCGTAGTTGCGATTTGCATTCAGCTGACGTGTGCAAATTACGATGATGTTTGTGTATGCGACGAGCCAACGCATCGattaatgtaatttaattCTTTCATTTGTTGGGACTGCTTTGCGATACGAAAGATTGAAATGGATAAGGGCTTGCAAACGGTGTCACTGACGGCGTTGATGAATTTTGTCATGCGAATGGTGCAAGTGGTCAAACAACGACCGTCTATCAGCGTGTACGATCTAAAACTGGCCATGAATGTGTCGTTAGGAACGTGCTTTGAATTTGGTGAGCAATATGATCTTCTCTAAAAGAACGCCCGGATTTTACTTTTCGATCTTCGTTCTCTACTTGTCTCTTTTCCCAAAGGATTTCCCAATCTGGTGTCTGTACTGAACGCTTTTTCGGACGTGTTTGTGGCTAGCAATACTACTTTCATCGGTGAAAAAAGTGATATTGAATTGAATCGTGACTGTATTTGTAAGTATGCGCTTTTTGATTAGTAACTAGTAAACATGGGTAACTATAACTATCGATCCGTTCACACAGTATCTAAATCATTGAATACATTAGAAGAAAGCTCTTTCATGATGTATGCATCACAGGCTAACCTAGctcaaaataacaaaaatgtaGCCAATGATACTCGCTATCCAGCTGCTCCCATACCTTCTGGAGGTTGTTATCCTAAAGATCCGGCACCATTCCGTAACATGGTCAACAcacagtaccagcagcagcgccattCGGGGGGCAATGATTATGCAAATCCTTTGTTTAAAGTTCCGCAACAACCACCTGCTCCACAACCGTTGCAAGCTATACAGCAACATTCGATGCAATacaaccaacagcagcaaggaCCACCGAATTCTTACTACGCAAACAATCGCATGCAACAGAACACGCTTCAGCACAATAACTACGGCAATGGCAATAATCCATCAATGCTTTCAACAATGGCACACGGACCATTGATGGGACAGCATTCCAACGAATTTGGCATTCAATTTGATAAGGAAAACATCCACCCGCTACCGAACGGTTATGGTATTCAGGGGCTAATGGGCACGAATAGCAATAGTAACAAGTTTTCATCAGCCTTTCCACAAGATCAGCAGACGAATGTGTTCCAGTCGCTTAAAATGCCTGCTACCAAAGGACTAACAGATCCATTGGCCATGCATAATCCACGAGTGCAATGTCA
Proteins encoded:
- the LOC120958925 gene encoding meiosis regulator and mRNA stability factor 1, which produces MNNGTANAYYDMRSFPDLVVSLAAENTKMPNTRQSYHGQGGYNTKLSNYYQQSAPFVPQMYGNNLQKQRYAPYASRNYGGGVNANNTLSNYGGATNQSNLPQPLLPPAQQSQQPQSHLSSAFQSASTCFNQVPVPINKSLNSSLNSSSYSDSGKNSTFFSSNQSGCSSPHQSNYSNDSGSMVSSGSSSTINTSGGLGTCSSTSSSSVSPVPQVPPPPQPPSSSSSSQPLSAALLSASVDASDQKEMVVLQISNLDSSIEEHKMHQFLMCQLKPITPVISLTIESPSLAKVKVPTAQCAKQVVANLHRKKIGHKRMVVSYIKDPTSAESSALRCQVAGLLKDVPFCSLPINRFRELFQSRFKSSISVLDLYRMQDVCVIALDKNEEKHISLQPVLIDTLKNSSLVETSQHSVPYCMYHFKQEKEKGWAEQEVEPLPNVMMTINQLQSLVYSLLKSHKNDIPVASILYCIEHELQVKIVPNDNGVPMEHLLCCIRGVQIANNSFGIKVLSWMDHEQNSTKDNDDAWSVNLRYMPKSPSNEFLQQISREVVELIKMSPKSTMKFTRFIPAYHNHFGKQCRVADYGYTRLIELFEALSPVVQVMGDGENRHITLTHRTQIRRFTNDLLKILRNRANKSILLSQLPMVFMHAQNRPFDVTDYGVCNLYDIVDGLVYSNSITTKVHNDNDVMISIVKRKQTLPELDKTSVFAGEVVELFRKAPQFSILFKKFVRSYHYHFGYQCRLSDYGLLKLADLLEAISGIVEMEQTNDEDRKIYLNYQVALRIFAEQVQEIIKTCTGKPCTVVRLSAILNIHKSQYGYQLQPACLGFSNMYDAMKALPYTEVFESGGEYMVVSHLEDPAFRMRTYAVCMVLTETRKDRISLSELVRSYHLRFKEFLNEKNICNMKHALTIEMDKGLQTVSLTALMNFVMRMVQVVKQRPSISVYDLKLAMNVSLGTCFEFGFPNLVSVLNAFSDVFVASNTTFIGEKSDIELNRDCILSKSLNTLEESSFMMYASQANLAQNNKNVANDTRYPAAPIPSGGCYPKDPAPFRNMVNTQYQQQRHSGGNDYANPLFKVPQQPPAPQPLQAIQQHSMQYNQQQQGPPNSYYANNRMQQNTLQHNNYGNGNNPSMLSTMAHGPLMGQHSNEFGIQFDKENIHPLPNGYGIQGLMGTNSNSNKFSSAFPQDQQTNVFQSLKMPATKGLTDPLAMHNPRVQCQDNWKKKGEHLTDLSLSRKSMMDVVSAYWEPPKPDTPTEMNLPFWLDPVWSDSLQNLDNISMRSDASKMLNIPIPELKTINNLPPLDTPLAMLSEKLSSFSFDQDK